The Chitinophagales bacterium genome has a window encoding:
- a CDS encoding TerC family protein, translating to MTALFTVDGLISLLTLTILEIVLGIDNVIFVSIIMGRLPKEKQLAARRIWMFAGIAMRILLLLALSWMIQQKGKPIITLFGKGFDVASLVMLAGGLFLLYNTVKEIHHKLEGNDEDDIPKIKSQSQAFGAAIVQIVLVDMVFSFDSIITAVGIAKHIQVMMVAVCIAMFIMFLFSKRIADFIQKHPTLKMLALSFLVMVGMVLIVEGWDSERAHEMQLKNYAYFAMAFSFAVELLNMRLRKKGKVVKLHEPKAEDNKD from the coding sequence ATGACAGCACTATTTACAGTCGACGGACTCATCAGTCTACTTACATTGACTATACTGGAAATAGTTTTAGGTATAGACAACGTAATATTCGTGTCTATTATCATGGGCAGGCTACCGAAAGAGAAGCAGCTGGCAGCCCGCAGAATATGGATGTTTGCCGGCATAGCTATGCGCATACTGCTCCTGCTGGCACTTAGCTGGATGATACAACAGAAAGGCAAGCCCATTATTACTTTGTTTGGAAAAGGTTTTGACGTGGCCAGCCTTGTGATGCTGGCAGGAGGATTATTCCTGCTATATAATACAGTGAAAGAGATACACCACAAGCTGGAAGGCAACGATGAGGATGATATACCCAAAATAAAATCACAGTCTCAGGCTTTCGGGGCTGCAATAGTCCAGATAGTGTTAGTGGATATGGTTTTTTCGTTTGACAGTATCATTACTGCGGTTGGCATAGCCAAACATATACAGGTAATGATGGTTGCCGTATGTATTGCCATGTTCATCATGTTCCTGTTCAGCAAGCGTATTGCCGACTTTATTCAGAAACACCCTACCCTGAAAATGCTGGCTTTGTCATTTTTGGTTATGGTAGGTATGGTACTGATAGTAGAAGGCTGGGACAGCGAGCGCGCACATGAAATGCAACTAAAGAACTATGCATACTTTGCTATGGCTTTCTCTTTTGCTGTAGA
- a CDS encoding quinone-dependent dihydroorotate dehydrogenase gives MYKLIRTILFTITPEKVHYMVMGWLSTAYKLTPLRWLMRKLFTYSSSRLEKELWGIRFPNPVGLAAGFDKDARWVDELSCLGFGFVEIGTVTPKPQPGNDKPRLFRLPDDEALINRMGFNNQGATVAAERLKHRKTNIIIGGNIGKNKVTPNENALDDYEQCFHDLYEVVDYFVVNVSSPNTPGLRELQDKEPLMRILNRLKEMNEQMGDPKPLLLKIAPDLTNEQLDDIVEIVTQTGIQGIVATNTTIDRSSLTTPPGDVEAIGAGGLSGKPLRARATEVIKYLHNKSKGTFPIIAVGGIYTADDAIEKLNAGASLVQVYTGFIYEGPAIAKNICKGIINQNTHS, from the coding sequence ATGTATAAGCTGATACGCACAATTCTGTTTACGATAACGCCTGAAAAGGTGCACTATATGGTAATGGGCTGGCTGAGCACCGCTTATAAGTTAACCCCTCTTCGTTGGTTGATGCGTAAATTGTTTACTTATAGCTCCAGCAGACTGGAAAAAGAACTATGGGGCATACGCTTTCCTAACCCGGTGGGTCTGGCCGCAGGCTTTGATAAAGATGCTCGCTGGGTGGATGAACTATCCTGCCTGGGCTTCGGATTTGTGGAGATAGGTACCGTAACCCCTAAGCCTCAACCCGGCAATGACAAACCACGACTGTTTCGCTTGCCTGACGATGAGGCCCTGATCAATCGTATGGGCTTTAACAACCAGGGGGCAACCGTGGCTGCCGAAAGGTTAAAACACAGAAAAACCAATATAATTATAGGTGGCAACATAGGCAAGAATAAAGTGACACCTAATGAGAATGCCCTTGACGATTATGAGCAATGTTTCCACGACCTGTATGAGGTTGTAGACTATTTTGTGGTGAATGTTAGCAGCCCCAACACTCCCGGCCTGCGCGAGCTACAGGATAAAGAGCCGCTGATGCGCATACTGAACAGGCTGAAGGAAATGAATGAACAAATGGGCGATCCCAAACCCCTTCTGCTGAAGATAGCCCCCGACCTGACCAACGAGCAACTGGATGATATAGTTGAAATAGTAACCCAAACCGGCATACAAGGCATTGTAGCCACCAACACTACTATTGACCGCAGCAGCCTGACTACACCACCCGGCGATGTAGAAGCTATAGGTGCCGGCGGACTAAGCGGCAAGCCATTAAGAGCAAGGGCTACAGAAGTGATAAAATACCTGCACAATAAAAGCAAAGGGACCTTCCCTATCATTGCTGTAGGGGGTATATACACCGCTGATGACGCTATTGAAAAACTGAATGCCGGGGCATCACTAGTACAGGTGTATACCGGGTTTATATACGAAGGCCCGGCCATTGCAAAGAATATCTGTAAAGGTATCATCAATCAAAACACACATTCATGA
- a CDS encoding T9SS type A sorting domain-containing protein → MKAMDTGLNKFNNNMISNFTKKPKNNLSLYRTVTLAFALIMLSISANAQYCNSGFFSSGCSAFGDQIDGFTTSGGSTNISNTNSGCSSGSYSYVSSQTHTTVPSGTVNFTINNNPNYGEYYNIFVDWNQDGDFFDAGETVYTAYINYSANGTGSFSVPSSATPGLTRLRVFANYGGYATNACTGGTWGEVEDYDFYIVSNCNAPASVTTTLIASMSVDFNWTPVTNSQGYQYAITTTGNPPQTGTATTNTSATIKGLTPSTLYYLHVRNMCTGYGSVWTTIQFTTLPPCVVAPSGINVPYVDSNSANVSWPTVGTGLEYDYIVQLDTTAPDTNSNIKTTTSNQIGLSALEAGKTYYFFLRVRCQGNDTSGWILDSLYVPFPCRAPNVMFSDINSNRAVAYWDAPITATSYEILNSSSMTTPTTGIPTVQQSYLFSYLDEGKVYYMYAKSYCDDKGIKSESPWATFLYSTWALDVNDLDVNNQMSVYPNPVDRQMTVDIQGQVGENASLHIMDVTGRVLSVHSISSGRKAHINVEQLQPGMYILQFSDNDRKEQVKFNKF, encoded by the coding sequence ATGAAAGCAATGGATACCGGACTTAATAAATTCAACAATAATATGATATCAAACTTTACAAAAAAACCTAAAAACAACTTGTCATTGTACAGGACAGTAACCCTTGCTTTTGCACTCATCATGTTGAGCATTTCAGCCAATGCGCAATATTGCAACTCGGGCTTCTTTTCTTCAGGATGCTCTGCTTTCGGAGATCAGATAGATGGTTTTACAACATCGGGTGGTAGCACTAATATCAGCAACACTAACAGTGGTTGTAGTTCAGGCAGCTATTCCTATGTTTCATCACAGACACATACCACTGTACCGAGCGGCACCGTGAATTTTACTATCAACAATAACCCTAACTATGGTGAGTATTACAACATATTTGTAGACTGGAACCAGGATGGTGATTTTTTTGATGCAGGTGAGACTGTATATACAGCATATATCAACTATAGTGCAAACGGAACCGGTTCATTCAGTGTTCCATCTTCTGCTACACCAGGCCTCACGCGTTTAAGGGTATTCGCAAATTATGGCGGATATGCTACAAATGCATGTACAGGTGGTACATGGGGTGAAGTGGAAGACTATGATTTTTACATAGTTAGTAACTGTAACGCACCTGCCTCTGTCACTACAACGCTCATTGCTTCTATGAGCGTAGATTTCAACTGGACACCTGTTACCAATTCACAAGGTTACCAGTATGCTATTACAACAACCGGTAATCCTCCACAGACAGGTACTGCTACTACTAATACCTCAGCTACCATAAAAGGTCTTACACCTTCTACTCTGTATTATCTGCACGTGCGTAACATGTGTACTGGTTATGGTTCTGTATGGACCACGATTCAGTTTACAACATTACCACCGTGCGTCGTAGCTCCTTCCGGTATCAATGTACCTTATGTTGACTCTAACTCGGCTAATGTATCATGGCCGACAGTCGGTACAGGTCTTGAATATGACTACATTGTACAACTCGATACAACAGCTCCTGATACTAATTCAAATATCAAAACCACTACCAGCAATCAGATAGGTTTAAGTGCTTTGGAAGCAGGTAAAACATATTACTTTTTCCTTAGGGTAAGGTGCCAGGGTAATGACACATCCGGATGGATACTGGATTCGCTGTACGTTCCGTTCCCTTGCCGTGCTCCTAATGTTATGTTCAGCGATATAAACTCTAACAGGGCTGTAGCATACTGGGATGCACCTATTACTGCAACAAGCTACGAGATACTCAACTCGTCATCTATGACAACCCCCACAACAGGTATACCTACGGTGCAACAAAGCTACTTGTTCTCATATCTTGATGAAGGTAAAGTATATTATATGTACGCTAAGTCTTATTGTGATGACAAAGGTATAAAATCAGAGTCTCCGTGGGCTACTTTCCTTTACAGTACCTGGGCGCTTGATGTAAATGATCTGGATGTAAACAATCAGATGAGTGTATACCCTAATCCAGTAGACAGGCAAATGACGGTAGATATACAAGGACAAGTAGGTGAAAATGCTTCGCTACATATAATGGATGTTACCGGCAGGGTGCTGAGTGTACATTCAATTTCGTCAGGTAGGAAAGCCCATATTAACGTTGAGCAATTACAGCCTGGTATGTATATACTGCAATTCTCAGACAACGACAGGAAAGAGCAGGTTAAGTTCAATAAGTTCTAA
- a CDS encoding class I fructose-bisphosphate aldolase yields MASKKIQELLGDQASFYLDHKCTTIDKSSLHIPSGDAVDQSWIPSNRNIQTIRSIQSIMGHGRLANTGYVSILPVDQGIEHSAGASFAPNPMYFDPENIVKLAMEGGCNAVASTYGVLGSVARKYAHKIPFIVKINHNEFISYPNGFDQIMFGNIKDAWNMGAAAVGATIYFGSEESKRQIVEVAEAFEYAHELGMATVLWCYLRNSDFKKDGVDYHSAADLTGQANHLGVTIQADIIKQKLPTNNGGYNALKFGKTHKDVYEKLTTDHPIDLCRYQVANCYMGRVGLINSGGESKGASDMAEAVMTAVVNKRAGGMGLISGRKAFQKPINEGVALLNTIQDVYLDNEITIA; encoded by the coding sequence ATGGCTTCTAAAAAAATTCAGGAACTGTTGGGCGACCAGGCTTCGTTTTACCTGGACCACAAATGCACTACAATTGATAAATCATCATTGCATATCCCATCAGGCGATGCGGTAGACCAATCATGGATACCATCTAACCGTAACATACAGACCATACGTAGCATACAGTCTATTATGGGACACGGCCGCCTTGCAAATACAGGTTATGTGTCTATTTTACCTGTTGACCAAGGTATAGAACATAGTGCGGGTGCTTCTTTTGCACCCAACCCAATGTACTTTGATCCTGAAAATATTGTGAAGCTGGCTATGGAAGGTGGTTGCAACGCTGTTGCATCTACTTACGGCGTGCTGGGTTCTGTTGCCCGTAAATATGCACACAAAATACCTTTTATCGTAAAGATCAACCACAACGAGTTCATATCATACCCTAATGGTTTCGACCAGATCATGTTTGGTAACATTAAGGATGCCTGGAATATGGGTGCTGCTGCTGTTGGTGCTACCATCTATTTTGGTAGTGAGGAGAGTAAAAGGCAGATTGTAGAAGTGGCTGAAGCATTTGAATATGCTCATGAACTGGGTATGGCTACTGTTCTGTGGTGTTACCTGCGCAACAGCGACTTCAAAAAAGACGGGGTAGATTATCACTCTGCTGCTGACCTTACAGGACAGGCTAACCACCTTGGCGTAACCATTCAGGCAGATATCATCAAACAAAAACTACCTACTAATAATGGTGGTTATAACGCACTGAAGTTTGGTAAGACTCATAAAGATGTATACGAAAAGCTGACAACTGATCATCCGATAGACCTTTGCCGCTACCAGGTAGCCAATTGCTATATGGGTAGGGTAGGCCTGATCAACTCCGGTGGTGAAAGTAAAGGTGCATCTGATATGGCTGAAGCTGTAATGACTGCTGTTGTCAACAAACGCGCAGGCGGAATGGGGCTTATCAGTGGACGTAAAGCATTCCAGAAGCCAATAAACGAAGGTGTGGCACTGCTGAATACGATACAGGATGTATACCTGGATAATGAAATTACCATTGCATAA